In Paraburkholderia bryophila, a single genomic region encodes these proteins:
- the uraH gene encoding hydroxyisourate hydrolase has protein sequence MGKLTTHVLDTANGRPGAGIKVELFALSGDTRRALKTTTTNDDGRCDQPLLEGEALVPGEYELVFGAGDYFASIGTKVPEPRFVDRVVLRFGVADAAAHYHVPLLVSPWSYSTYRGS, from the coding sequence ATGGGAAAGCTCACTACCCATGTGCTCGACACCGCGAACGGCCGTCCCGGCGCGGGCATCAAGGTCGAACTCTTCGCGCTCTCAGGCGACACCCGCCGCGCGCTCAAAACCACCACCACCAATGACGACGGCCGCTGCGACCAGCCGCTGCTCGAAGGCGAAGCGCTAGTCCCGGGCGAATACGAACTCGTGTTCGGCGCCGGCGATTACTTCGCGTCGATCGGCACGAAGGTGCCGGAGCCGCGTTTCGTCGATCGTGTCGTGTTGCGCTTCGGCGTGGCCGATGCAGCTGCGCACTATCACGTGCCGCTGCTGGTGTCGCCGTGGTCGTACAGCACGTATCGGGGCAGCTAA
- a CDS encoding 8-oxoguanine deaminase, which yields MTMEQTAGKPKKTMLVKHADVLVTMDGARRELRDGGLYIEDNRIVAVGPTAELPQTADEVLDMRGHLVIPGLVNTHHHMYQSLTRAIPAAQNAELFGWLTNLYKVWANLTPEMIEVSTLTAMAELLLSGCTTSSDHLYIYPNGSRLDDSIAAARRIGMRFHAARGSMSVGQKDGGLPPDSVVEREADILKDTQRLIETYHDDGRYAMLRVVVAPCSPFSVSRDLMRESAVMARQYGVSMHTHLAENVNDIAYSREKFGMTPAEYAEDLGWVGHDVWHAHCVQLDDAGIELFARTGTGVAHCPCSNMRLASGIAPIKRMRLAGVPVGLGVDGSASNDGAQMIAEVRQALLLQRVGFGPDAMTAREALEIATLGGAKVLNRDDIGALAPGMAADFVSFDLKQPLFAGALHDPVAALVFCAPSQVSYSVIGGKVVVKDGQLATLELGPVIEQHNRLAKTLYEAAA from the coding sequence ATGACGATGGAACAAACGGCTGGCAAGCCGAAGAAAACGATGCTGGTGAAGCACGCGGACGTGCTGGTCACGATGGACGGCGCCCGGCGCGAACTGCGCGACGGCGGCCTGTATATCGAGGACAACCGCATCGTCGCGGTCGGACCGACGGCGGAGCTGCCGCAAACGGCCGATGAAGTGCTGGACATGCGTGGGCATCTGGTGATCCCGGGGCTCGTGAACACGCATCATCACATGTATCAGAGCCTGACGCGGGCGATTCCCGCCGCGCAGAACGCTGAGTTGTTCGGCTGGCTGACGAACCTCTACAAGGTGTGGGCGAACCTCACGCCGGAGATGATCGAAGTCTCGACGCTGACGGCCATGGCCGAGCTGTTGCTGTCCGGTTGCACGACGTCGAGCGACCATTTGTATATCTACCCGAACGGCAGCCGTCTCGACGACAGCATCGCTGCGGCGCGCCGGATCGGCATGCGTTTTCACGCAGCGCGCGGCAGCATGAGCGTGGGGCAGAAGGACGGCGGTCTGCCGCCGGATTCGGTGGTCGAACGTGAAGCGGACATTCTGAAGGACACGCAGCGCCTGATCGAGACGTATCACGACGACGGGCGCTACGCGATGCTGCGCGTGGTGGTCGCGCCGTGTTCGCCGTTCTCGGTGAGCCGCGATCTGATGCGCGAGTCGGCGGTGATGGCGCGTCAGTATGGCGTGTCGATGCATACGCACCTGGCGGAGAACGTCAACGACATTGCGTATAGCCGCGAGAAGTTCGGCATGACGCCGGCGGAGTACGCGGAAGACCTCGGCTGGGTCGGTCACGACGTATGGCATGCGCACTGCGTGCAACTCGACGACGCGGGCATCGAACTGTTCGCGCGCACGGGCACCGGCGTCGCGCATTGCCCGTGCTCGAACATGCGGCTCGCGTCGGGCATCGCGCCGATCAAGCGGATGCGTCTCGCGGGCGTGCCGGTGGGTCTCGGCGTCGACGGTTCGGCGTCGAACGACGGCGCGCAGATGATTGCGGAAGTGCGGCAGGCGTTGCTGTTGCAGCGGGTCGGCTTCGGACCGGACGCGATGACCGCGCGCGAAGCGCTGGAAATCGCCACGCTGGGCGGCGCGAAGGTGCTCAATCGCGACGACATCGGCGCGTTGGCGCCGGGTATGGCGGCGGACTTCGTGTCGTTCGATCTGAAGCAGCCGCTGTTTGCCGGTGCCTTGCATGACCCGGTCGCGGCGCTGGTGTTCTGCGCGCCTTCGCAGGTGAGCTATAGCGTGATCGGCGGCAAGGTGGTGGTGAAGGACGGCCAGTTGGCGACGCTGGAACTCGGGCCGGTCATCGAGCAGCACAACCGGCTGGCGAAGACGCTGTACGAGGCCGCGGCGTAA
- a CDS encoding LysR substrate-binding domain-containing protein → MSQQREAIDTYLLRVLHTLLMERSVTRAAVKLNQSQPAISAALRRLRDITGDPLLVRGKSGMVPTEYGLRLLEPVQNALREIERIKFQQHNFDPATSIRCYRIGCPDYLNVLFVPTVVERFRQAAPNATLEFHSLGPAFDYELALEDGKLDTVVGNWPEPPEQLHLSNLFVDQIVCLMSNAHPFAKRGGLTLDQYLNAPHLAPTPYSVGQRGAIDVHLARERLKRHVVVTLPYFNLAPYVLIKSDLIFTTTRLFADYYAKFLPLTVVPAPLDFPPMQYYQLWHERVHYSDEVRWLRSLVAEATKTLIDKP, encoded by the coding sequence ATGAGTCAGCAACGCGAGGCGATCGATACGTATCTATTACGCGTCTTGCACACCCTGTTGATGGAACGCAGCGTCACGCGCGCGGCCGTCAAACTGAATCAATCGCAACCCGCGATCAGCGCGGCGCTGCGCCGTTTGCGCGACATCACCGGCGACCCGCTGCTGGTGCGCGGTAAGTCCGGCATGGTGCCGACCGAATACGGTCTGCGCCTGCTCGAACCGGTGCAGAACGCGCTGCGCGAAATCGAACGCATCAAGTTCCAGCAGCACAACTTCGACCCCGCAACCTCGATCCGTTGCTACCGGATCGGCTGCCCGGACTACCTGAACGTGCTGTTCGTGCCGACGGTGGTGGAACGCTTCCGTCAGGCGGCGCCGAACGCGACGCTCGAGTTTCATTCGCTTGGGCCCGCTTTCGACTACGAACTCGCGCTCGAAGACGGCAAGCTCGACACCGTGGTCGGCAACTGGCCGGAACCGCCGGAGCAACTGCATCTGTCGAACCTGTTCGTCGATCAGATCGTCTGCCTGATGAGCAACGCGCATCCGTTCGCCAAACGCGGCGGGTTGACGCTCGACCAGTACCTGAATGCACCGCATCTTGCGCCAACTCCGTATTCGGTGGGCCAACGCGGCGCGATCGACGTGCACCTCGCACGCGAACGGCTCAAGCGTCATGTGGTCGTGACCCTGCCGTACTTCAATCTGGCGCCGTACGTGCTGATCAAGTCCGATCTGATCTTCACGACGACGCGCCTGTTTGCCGACTACTACGCCAAGTTCCTGCCGCTCACCGTGGTGCCCGCGCCGCTCGATTTCCCGCCGATGCAGTACTACCAGCTGTGGCACGAGCGCGTGCATTATTCCGACGAAGTGCGCTGGTTGCGCAGCCTGGTCGCCGAAGCGACCAAGACCTTGATCGACAAGCCTTAA
- a CDS encoding ABC transporter ATP-binding protein encodes MSDSFHSDGAAAQPATRPEQAAPRLMLQGITKQYPAVRANDDVTLIVAPGEIHAVLGENGAGKSTLMKIIYGAVRPDAGEIRWEGQAVEIASPAAARKLGIGMVFQHFSLFETLTVGENIALALDEPFDLKTLSKRIREVSADYGLDIDPQRHVHSLTVGERQRVEIVRCLLQNPRLLIMDEPTSVLTPQAVRKLFATLRRLAAEGCSILYISHKLDEIQELCDTATVMRGGRVTGHVKPKGETHASLAQLMVGHSLPDYTRREHNPGPVLLDVKTLSVASDDPFGTSLDNVSFGVHAGEIFGIAGVSGNGQAELLSALSGEKRGVRADAVTICGKAAGRLGAGGRRALGFGFVPEERLGRGAVPAMTLSENALLTAHRQQMVRSGWINAGAMRAFAQRCIDAFDVRCGGAEALAQSLSGGNLQKYIMGREILQAPKVLVVAQPTWGVDVGAAAFIRQQLLDLSARGVAILVISEELEELFDICDRIAVLAGGRLSPVRATGATNAEEIGRWMAGLFGGREGAAPSAEQPAHA; translated from the coding sequence ATGAGCGACTCTTTTCATAGCGACGGCGCCGCCGCGCAGCCGGCAACCAGGCCGGAACAGGCGGCGCCCCGGTTGATGCTTCAGGGCATCACCAAACAGTATCCGGCCGTGCGAGCCAATGACGACGTCACGTTGATCGTCGCGCCGGGTGAAATCCATGCCGTGCTCGGCGAAAACGGTGCCGGCAAAAGCACGCTGATGAAGATCATCTACGGCGCGGTGCGACCCGACGCGGGTGAGATTCGCTGGGAGGGCCAGGCGGTCGAGATCGCCAGTCCGGCGGCGGCGCGCAAGCTCGGCATCGGCATGGTGTTCCAGCATTTTTCTCTGTTCGAGACGCTCACGGTCGGCGAAAACATTGCGCTCGCGCTAGACGAACCCTTCGATCTGAAGACGCTCTCCAAACGGATTCGCGAAGTCTCCGCCGACTACGGCCTCGACATCGACCCGCAGCGTCACGTGCATAGCCTGACGGTGGGCGAGCGGCAACGCGTTGAGATCGTGCGTTGTCTGTTGCAGAACCCGCGTCTGCTGATCATGGACGAACCGACTTCGGTGCTCACGCCGCAAGCGGTGCGCAAGCTGTTCGCGACGCTCAGGCGTCTCGCGGCCGAAGGTTGCAGCATCCTCTACATCAGCCACAAGCTCGACGAAATCCAGGAACTGTGCGACACCGCCACGGTGATGCGCGGCGGTCGCGTGACGGGACATGTGAAGCCGAAGGGCGAAACGCACGCGTCGCTCGCGCAGTTGATGGTGGGTCATTCGCTGCCCGATTACACGCGGCGTGAACACAATCCGGGTCCGGTGCTGCTCGACGTGAAGACGCTGTCGGTCGCGAGCGACGATCCGTTCGGCACCTCGCTCGACAACGTGTCGTTCGGCGTGCATGCCGGCGAGATCTTCGGCATCGCGGGTGTGTCGGGCAATGGTCAGGCGGAACTGCTGTCGGCGCTGTCGGGCGAAAAGCGGGGCGTGCGCGCCGACGCGGTAACGATTTGCGGCAAGGCAGCCGGGCGCCTCGGCGCGGGTGGCCGGCGCGCGCTCGGTTTCGGTTTCGTGCCGGAAGAGCGGCTGGGTCGCGGCGCGGTGCCGGCCATGACGTTATCGGAAAACGCGCTGCTTACCGCGCATCGGCAGCAGATGGTGAGGTCGGGCTGGATCAACGCGGGCGCGATGCGCGCGTTCGCCCAACGCTGCATCGACGCGTTCGACGTGCGTTGCGGCGGCGCCGAAGCGCTCGCGCAAAGTCTGTCGGGCGGCAATCTGCAGAAGTACATCATGGGCCGCGAGATCCTGCAGGCGCCCAAGGTGCTGGTGGTCGCGCAGCCCACCTGGGGCGTCGACGTCGGCGCCGCGGCGTTCATTCGTCAGCAGTTGCTCGATCTGTCGGCGCGCGGCGTGGCGATTCTGGTGATCTCGGAGGAACTGGAGGAGTTGTTCGATATCTGCGACCGCATCGCGGTGCTCGCGGGCGGGCGGCTCTCGCCGGTGCGCGCCACCGGCGCGACCAATGCCGAGGAAATCGGCCGCTGGATGGCGGGCCTGTTCGGCGGCCGCGAAGGCGCGGCGCCGTCGGCGGAACAGCCGGCGCATGCCTGA
- a CDS encoding ABC transporter permease, translating into MILPYRLEARTTPSRTMQLAVPLIAALLTLAIGFLIFSLVGRDPLEAMHAFFIEPLSSVNGWSELLLKASPLCLIGLGLAIGYRANVWNIGAEGQMLLGGIAASGVAIYFDQATGWWILPTMMIAGVLGGMAWAAIPALLKSRFNTNEILVSLMLTYVATQLLIYLVSGPWRDPQGMNFPLSEMFSGDALFPTFSGDWHWKWFRGTRLNASVFITLVAIPLVWLFMRKSFAGYRMNVGGLAPLAARYAGFSDKKTIWTSLLISGGLAGLAGMGEIAGPIGQLQATWSPGYGFTAIIVVFVGRLHPIGIVLASLLMALLYLGGEAVQTSMQLPQALSGVFQGLLLFCLLGADLFVNYRVRRRSLAAQAH; encoded by the coding sequence ATGATTCTTCCGTATCGACTCGAAGCCCGCACGACACCCTCGCGCACGATGCAGCTCGCCGTCCCGCTGATCGCCGCGTTGCTCACGCTCGCGATCGGCTTTCTGATCTTCAGCCTTGTGGGCCGCGATCCGCTCGAAGCCATGCACGCATTTTTTATCGAGCCGCTGTCCAGCGTGAACGGTTGGTCGGAGCTGCTGCTGAAGGCGTCGCCGTTGTGCCTGATCGGCCTCGGTCTCGCGATCGGCTATCGCGCCAATGTGTGGAACATCGGCGCCGAAGGGCAGATGCTGCTGGGCGGCATTGCCGCGAGCGGCGTCGCGATCTATTTCGATCAGGCAACCGGCTGGTGGATTCTGCCGACCATGATGATTGCCGGCGTGCTCGGCGGCATGGCGTGGGCGGCGATTCCCGCGCTGCTGAAAAGCCGCTTCAACACCAATGAGATTCTCGTCAGCCTGATGCTCACGTATGTCGCCACGCAACTGCTGATCTATCTCGTGAGCGGTCCGTGGCGCGATCCGCAGGGGATGAACTTTCCGCTGTCGGAAATGTTCAGCGGCGACGCGTTGTTCCCCACGTTCTCCGGCGACTGGCACTGGAAATGGTTTCGCGGCACGCGTTTGAACGCGTCGGTATTCATCACGCTGGTCGCGATTCCGCTCGTGTGGCTGTTCATGCGCAAGAGCTTCGCGGGCTACCGGATGAACGTCGGCGGTCTCGCGCCGCTCGCCGCGCGCTACGCCGGTTTCTCCGACAAGAAAACCATCTGGACCTCGCTGCTGATCAGCGGCGGCCTCGCGGGTCTGGCCGGCATGGGCGAGATCGCCGGTCCGATCGGCCAGCTCCAGGCGACGTGGTCGCCGGGCTACGGCTTCACCGCGATCATCGTGGTGTTCGTCGGACGGCTGCATCCGATCGGTATCGTGCTCGCGAGTCTGTTGATGGCCTTGCTGTATCTCGGCGGGGAGGCCGTTCAGACCTCGATGCAATTGCCGCAGGCGCTTTCCGGCGTATTCCAGGGGCTGTTGCTGTTCTGCCTGCTGGGCGCCGACCTGTTCGTGAACTACCGTGTGCGGCGCCGATCTCTCGCCGCGCAAGCTCACTAA
- a CDS encoding ABC transporter permease, whose amino-acid sequence MDINQASALTSSAVTAAIPLMFAGAGELVAEKSGVLNLGVEGMMLMGAVSGYAVTAITGNPWLGVLAAIGAGLAMSLLFAFLTLTMLANQVATGLSLTIFGIGLSAYVGKPYTSAAVRATIDTWTIPGLSKIPVLGPALFSLTPLDYLAFLMFAVIGWFLYRTRAGLVLRSVGESPQVAHSVGFPVVGVRYGAVAFGGGMAGLAGGYYSIVNLHLWQENLTSGRGWIALALVVFATWRPGRLLIGALLFGAVTGLQFYAQAIGVPVPTQFLAMLPYVATVVVLVLISRNPNTIRLNAPASLGKPFFSAG is encoded by the coding sequence ATGGATATCAACCAAGCCAGTGCGCTCACCTCGAGCGCCGTCACCGCCGCGATTCCGCTGATGTTCGCGGGCGCGGGCGAACTCGTCGCCGAAAAATCAGGCGTTCTCAACCTCGGTGTGGAAGGCATGATGCTGATGGGCGCCGTGAGCGGCTACGCGGTCACCGCGATCACCGGCAACCCCTGGCTCGGCGTGCTCGCCGCGATCGGCGCCGGGCTCGCGATGTCGCTGCTGTTCGCCTTCCTCACGCTCACCATGCTCGCCAACCAGGTCGCGACCGGCCTGTCGCTGACGATCTTCGGCATCGGCCTGTCGGCGTATGTCGGCAAGCCGTACACGTCGGCGGCGGTGCGCGCGACCATCGACACATGGACCATTCCCGGTCTCTCGAAGATTCCGGTGCTCGGGCCCGCGCTCTTCAGCCTCACGCCGCTCGATTACCTCGCGTTCCTGATGTTCGCGGTGATCGGCTGGTTCCTGTACCGCACGCGCGCGGGTCTCGTGCTGCGCTCGGTCGGCGAATCGCCGCAGGTCGCGCATTCGGTCGGCTTTCCGGTGGTCGGCGTGCGCTACGGCGCGGTGGCGTTCGGCGGCGGCATGGCTGGGCTCGCGGGCGGTTATTACTCGATCGTCAATCTGCACCTGTGGCAGGAAAACCTGACCTCGGGACGCGGCTGGATCGCGCTCGCGCTGGTCGTGTTCGCGACGTGGCGCCCGGGCCGTCTGCTGATCGGCGCGCTGCTGTTCGGCGCCGTCACGGGGCTGCAGTTCTACGCGCAGGCGATCGGCGTGCCGGTGCCGACGCAATTTCTCGCGATGCTGCCGTACGTCGCGACCGTCGTGGTGCTGGTGCTGATTTCGCGCAATCCGAACACGATCCGGCTGAACGCACCGGCATCGCTGGGTAAACCGTTTTTCTCGGCAGGCTGA
- a CDS encoding BMP family ABC transporter substrate-binding protein, which yields MKRRNLLTAFAWGAASLALAAPLAQTAQAADAPGVAFVYLGNPGDAGWTYAHDQGSKEAEAKFGNKIKITRIENVPESADSERVFRDLANKGNKIIIGSSFGYQDFELKVAKDFPDTVFLHATGYKKAPNFGTYDVRMYQGAYLAGVAAGYVTKTNTLGFVASVPIPEVIRNINAYTLGARSVNPKVHTKVIWINSWFDPGKEKQAAETLIGQGADVLLQNTDSSATLATASEKHVHAFGWDSDMKKFGPDAHLGSVVAHWGVYYNAAIQQVLDGKWKNDPVWWGIPQKAVNLEDLNTGVISADAQKQVAAKRDELAGGKWDVFTGPIKDQSGAVKVPAGKTLADPELQRLNWYVEGVDGTLPK from the coding sequence ATGAAGAGAAGAAATCTGCTGACCGCATTCGCGTGGGGCGCGGCCTCGCTGGCGCTCGCCGCGCCGCTCGCGCAAACCGCGCAGGCCGCCGACGCACCGGGCGTCGCGTTCGTCTACCTCGGCAATCCGGGCGATGCCGGCTGGACCTACGCGCACGATCAGGGCTCGAAGGAAGCGGAAGCGAAGTTCGGCAACAAGATCAAGATCACCCGCATCGAGAACGTGCCCGAATCGGCCGACTCCGAGCGCGTGTTCCGCGATCTCGCGAACAAGGGCAACAAGATCATCATCGGCTCGAGCTTCGGCTATCAGGATTTCGAACTGAAGGTCGCGAAGGATTTCCCGGACACGGTGTTCCTGCACGCGACCGGCTACAAGAAGGCGCCGAACTTCGGCACGTATGACGTGCGCATGTACCAGGGCGCGTATCTGGCGGGCGTCGCCGCCGGCTACGTGACGAAGACCAACACGCTGGGCTTCGTCGCCTCGGTGCCGATTCCGGAAGTGATCCGCAACATCAACGCGTACACGCTCGGCGCGCGCTCGGTGAATCCGAAGGTGCATACCAAGGTTATCTGGATCAACAGCTGGTTCGATCCGGGCAAGGAAAAGCAGGCGGCTGAAACGCTGATCGGCCAGGGCGCCGACGTGCTGCTGCAAAACACCGATTCGAGCGCGACGCTCGCAACCGCATCGGAAAAGCACGTGCATGCGTTCGGCTGGGATTCGGATATGAAGAAGTTCGGTCCCGACGCGCATCTCGGCTCGGTGGTTGCGCACTGGGGCGTGTACTACAACGCGGCGATCCAGCAGGTGCTGGACGGCAAGTGGAAGAACGATCCGGTGTGGTGGGGCATTCCGCAGAAAGCCGTCAACCTGGAGGATCTGAATACCGGTGTGATTTCGGCTGACGCGCAGAAGCAGGTCGCGGCGAAGCGCGACGAACTGGCGGGCGGCAAGTGGGACGTGTTCACGGGCCCGATCAAGGATCAGTCCGGCGCGGTGAAGGTGCCGGCCGGCAAGACGCTCGCCGATCCGGAACTGCAACGCCTGAACTGGTATGTGGAAGGCGTGGACGGGACGCTGCCGAAGTAA
- a CDS encoding dodecin, giving the protein MSEHVYKQIELTGSSTKSIDDAISTAIAKASKTLRHLHWFEVTETRGQIENDKVAYWQVTIKVGLRID; this is encoded by the coding sequence ATGTCCGAACACGTCTACAAGCAGATCGAGCTGACCGGTTCATCGACCAAGTCGATCGACGACGCCATCAGCACCGCAATCGCCAAAGCGTCGAAGACGCTGCGCCATCTGCACTGGTTCGAAGTCACGGAAACGCGGGGCCAGATCGAGAACGACAAGGTCGCTTACTGGCAGGTGACCATCAAGGTGGGCCTGCGCATCGATTGA
- a CDS encoding NAD(P)-dependent oxidoreductase has protein sequence MEIGFCGPGLMGAPMIRHLLRAGHTVHVWNRTRAKAEVLIADGAKVVDTPRELTARCEAVLLCVADAAAVEQTVFGADGLLSGVQTSEPSRVRWIVDHSSIPPAATRAFAQRAADVTGVALASTQSPHERTNAPHIGWIDAPVSGGVAGANAGTLAIMAGGAEADVEAVKPLLSAYAARVTHMGDVGAGQTTKLCNQTIVTATLAAIAEAVSLAQRSGIDAAKLTEGLAGGWADSVLLQIFVPRMTQGGLAPIGAFRTFQKDIDTVAATAYETGTPMPVSSTVQQLLRLGAAMGLGEADLSAFIDVLQTPRGVQRQ, from the coding sequence GTGGAAATTGGTTTTTGCGGTCCCGGTCTGATGGGCGCGCCGATGATCCGGCATCTGCTGCGCGCCGGGCATACCGTGCATGTATGGAATCGCACGCGCGCCAAGGCCGAAGTGCTGATCGCGGATGGCGCGAAAGTGGTCGATACGCCGCGCGAACTGACGGCGCGCTGCGAAGCGGTGCTGCTGTGTGTTGCGGATGCAGCGGCGGTGGAGCAGACGGTGTTCGGCGCAGACGGTTTGTTGAGCGGCGTTCAGACGTCCGAGCCGAGCCGCGTGCGCTGGATCGTCGATCACTCCAGCATTCCGCCGGCCGCGACGCGCGCATTCGCGCAGCGTGCGGCGGATGTGACGGGTGTGGCGCTCGCGTCGACCCAGTCGCCCCACGAACGCACCAACGCGCCACACATCGGCTGGATCGACGCCCCTGTCTCCGGCGGCGTGGCCGGCGCGAACGCCGGCACGCTGGCCATCATGGCCGGCGGCGCGGAGGCCGACGTAGAAGCGGTCAAGCCGCTGCTCAGCGCGTACGCGGCCCGCGTCACCCACATGGGCGACGTCGGCGCGGGCCAGACCACCAAACTGTGCAACCAAACCATCGTCACCGCCACGCTCGCGGCGATCGCCGAAGCCGTGAGCCTCGCGCAACGCAGCGGCATCGACGCCGCCAAACTGACCGAAGGCCTCGCCGGCGGCTGGGCCGACTCCGTGCTGCTGCAGATTTTCGTGCCGCGCATGACGCAAGGCGGCCTCGCGCCGATCGGCGCGTTCCGGACCTTTCAGAAAGATATCGACACGGTGGCCGCCACCGCGTACGAGACCGGCACGCCGATGCCGGTGTCGTCGACGGTTCAGCAACTGCTGCGACTGGGCGCGGCGATGGGACTCGGCGAGGCCGATCTGTCGGCCTTCATCGACGTTTTGCAGACGCCGCGCGGCGTCCAGCGCCAGTAA
- a CDS encoding ABC-F family ATPase — MLSTANITMQFGPKPLFENISVKFGGGNRYGLIGANGCGKSTFMKILGSDLEPSSGNVMLEPNIRLGKLRQDQFAYEDVRVLDVVMMGHAEMWAAMTERDAIYANPDATDDDYMHAAELEAKFSEYDGYTAEARAGELLLGIGIAIEDHNGPMSKVAPGWKLRVLLAQALFSKPDVLLLDEPTNNLDINSIRWLEDVLNQYNSTMIIISHDRHFLNQVCTHMADMDFGTLKVYPGNYDDYMLASTQARERQQNANSKAKERVADLQDFVRRFSANKSKARQATSRMKMIDKIKIEEFKPSSRQNPFIRFEYEKKLHNIAVVAEKISKKYERTIFNDFSVSVQPGERIAIIGENGAGKTTLLRSLLGKLTLDHGTVKWAENANVGYMPQDTYEEFPDDLTLMDWIDGYRQEGDDEQMVRGTLGRLLFNADDIRKSVKVLSGGEKGRMIWGKLMLGRHNVLLMDEPTNHMDMESIESLQIALDKFEGTLIFVSHDREFVSGLANRIIEVKTNGTLNDFGGNYEDFLLSQGVQ, encoded by the coding sequence GTGCTGTCTACCGCCAATATCACCATGCAATTCGGGCCAAAGCCCCTCTTCGAGAATATCTCGGTCAAATTCGGGGGAGGGAACCGCTATGGCCTGATTGGTGCGAACGGCTGCGGTAAATCGACCTTCATGAAGATTCTGGGTTCCGACCTGGAACCGAGTTCCGGCAACGTGATGCTTGAGCCGAACATCCGCCTCGGTAAATTGCGTCAGGACCAGTTCGCGTACGAAGACGTGCGCGTGCTCGACGTCGTGATGATGGGCCACGCCGAAATGTGGGCCGCCATGACCGAGCGCGACGCGATCTACGCGAACCCCGACGCGACCGACGACGACTACATGCACGCGGCCGAACTCGAAGCGAAGTTCTCCGAGTACGACGGCTACACGGCCGAAGCACGCGCGGGCGAGTTGCTGCTGGGCATCGGCATTGCGATCGAGGACCACAACGGTCCGATGAGCAAGGTGGCGCCGGGCTGGAAACTGCGCGTGCTGCTCGCGCAGGCGCTGTTCTCGAAGCCGGACGTGCTGCTGCTGGACGAGCCGACCAACAACCTGGACATCAACTCGATCCGTTGGCTGGAAGACGTGCTCAACCAGTACAACTCGACGATGATCATCATCTCGCACGATCGTCACTTTCTGAACCAGGTCTGCACGCACATGGCCGACATGGACTTCGGCACGCTGAAGGTCTATCCGGGCAATTACGACGACTACATGCTGGCCAGCACGCAGGCGCGCGAGCGTCAGCAGAACGCCAACTCGAAGGCGAAGGAACGCGTCGCCGACCTGCAGGACTTCGTGCGCCGCTTCTCGGCGAACAAGTCGAAGGCGCGTCAGGCCACCAGCCGGATGAAGATGATCGACAAGATCAAGATCGAGGAATTCAAGCCGTCGTCGCGTCAGAACCCGTTCATCCGCTTCGAGTACGAAAAGAAGCTGCATAACATCGCGGTGGTGGCGGAGAAAATCTCGAAGAAATACGAGCGCACGATTTTCAACGACTTCAGCGTCAGCGTGCAGCCGGGCGAGCGTATCGCGATCATCGGCGAGAACGGCGCGGGCAAGACCACGCTGCTGCGCTCGCTGCTCGGCAAACTGACGCTCGATCACGGTACGGTGAAGTGGGCCGAAAACGCGAACGTCGGCTACATGCCGCAAGACACGTACGAAGAGTTTCCGGACGACCTGACGCTGATGGACTGGATCGACGGCTATCGTCAGGAAGGCGATGACGAGCAGATGGTGCGCGGCACGCTCGGCCGGCTGTTGTTCAATGCCGACGACATCCGCAAGTCGGTGAAGGTGCTCTCGGGTGGCGAGAAGGGCCGCATGATCTGGGGCAAGCTGATGCTGGGCCGCCACAACGTGCTGCTGATGGACGAGCCGACCAACCACATGGACATGGAATCGATCGAGTCGCTGCAGATCGCGCTGGATAAGTTCGAAGGCACGCTGATTTTCGTGTCGCACGACCGCGAGTTCGTGAGCGGGTTGGCGAACCGGATCATCGAAGTGAAGACGAATGGCACGTTGAATGACTTCGGTGGGAATTATGAAGATTTCCTGCTGAGCCAGGGCGTGCAGTAA